A single region of the Govania unica genome encodes:
- a CDS encoding HD domain-containing protein encodes MTVRGHSHLEMLVDQLEIDTEIIPFSLPDPLDVRLDVDVTYRLFDLQKLVRFYGQRYWEEETSEFGKVPGRLELENVAAHTFNVARCVLLLAPHFPWLDRAKSVELALVHDEPEIVTGDRDPVGKDGQGNDTHAFNQALRRDKDCEERRALDALAATMRHSLRSPYLNIFDELIEASSEEAQFVKALDKLQALVFVRLRKGGRITPDHAAFTIRYSRIGVHRFPPLQEHFKIVLRDLLNDVAQSRPAEALSFYDEVFAKLESADQP; translated from the coding sequence ATGACCGTACGTGGCCATTCACATTTAGAGATGCTTGTCGATCAACTGGAGATAGATACGGAAATTATACCTTTCTCCCTACCGGACCCATTGGACGTTAGGTTGGACGTGGATGTAACTTATAGATTATTTGATCTACAGAAACTTGTACGATTCTACGGCCAACGATACTGGGAGGAGGAAACGAGCGAATTCGGGAAAGTTCCCGGAAGGCTTGAGCTAGAGAATGTAGCTGCCCATACCTTCAACGTTGCGCGTTGCGTGCTTCTGCTTGCGCCGCATTTCCCATGGCTCGACCGGGCGAAATCAGTTGAGCTAGCACTTGTGCATGACGAGCCTGAAATCGTCACTGGCGACAGGGATCCGGTAGGTAAGGATGGACAAGGGAACGATACACATGCCTTCAACCAAGCTCTCCGCCGCGACAAAGATTGCGAGGAGCGACGTGCTCTCGACGCCCTTGCTGCTACAATGCGGCATTCACTTCGCAGTCCCTATTTGAACATTTTTGATGAACTAATCGAAGCCTCCAGTGAAGAGGCTCAGTTTGTGAAGGCACTCGATAAGTTGCAAGCCCTCGTCTTCGTACGTCTTCGGAAGGGGGGGCGTATTACACCGGATCATGCGGCTTTCACTATAAGATATTCAAGGATAGGGGTTCATCGTTTCCCGCCGCTTCAGGAGCACTTTAAGATAGTGCTTCGGGATCTCCTCAATGACGTGGCTCAATCGCGGCCTGCAGAAGCTCTGTCATTTTATGACGAGGTGTTCGCCAAGCTTGAGAGCGCCGACCAACCATGA